CTGCGTTTGCCGCTGCTGGAGAGACTGGAGAAAGCAAAGCTGATGCGCGCGCCGGCGAGCGCCAGCAACGAAAACCCTCGCAGCGAATGGAGCGCGCGCCGGCCAACGGGCGTTGAGTCAAGAATCCGTTACGTCGTCCTTTGCACGGGAGTTCCGCTGCGTATCGAGGAGGATTACAAACTCCGAGAGGAAGCCACCGAGAAGATCCCGGCGCAGCTCCGAAAGAACGAAGCTTCCGTGGACAGCGAACTGGCGTTGTTGCCCATCAGCAAGACGGCCCTGACTTTGTATGGTCCTTTTCCCAATCCAGGTTTTGCCGCGACCAACACGGCCTTCTTGCACCCGACCAATGGAGTCCTGCTGGCGGCGCGCCTGGACGGTCCATCGGTGGCGGTAGCCCGGGGGTTGATCGACAAAGCAATTCAGGCCGAGACCGACGGACTTTGGGGCCGCGCTTATTTCGACTCCCGCGGCCTGACCAACGGCAGCATCAAGATGGGTGACGATTGGATCAAGGGCGCAGCCGAAGTCGCGCGCCGGACCGGCTTCGAGACGGTGCTGGATACGAAGGAGGAGCGCTTCCCTGTCAGTTTTCCCATCAGCCAGATTGCGCTTTACGCGGGCTGGTACGAGTACGACGGCCAGGTCTCCGGTCCGTTCACGAGGCCTGGAATCGAGTTCATGCCCGGCGCGTTTGCGTATCATTTGCACTCGTTCAGCGCCGCGACCATCCGATCCGCAAAACAGAATTGGGTCGGACCGCTGCTCGACAAAGGGGTCACCGCGACGATGGGCTGCGTCTATGAACCTTATCTCGAATTTACGCCGAACCTGACGGTGTTCTTTCATCGATGGATCGCCCTCGGCTTCAGCTTCGGGGAGGCGGCTTACGCGTGTCAGAATTATTTGTCCTGGCAAACGACGGTTGTGGGAGATCCTCTTTATCGCCCGTTCGCCCGATCGCCGCGCCAGATGCACGAGGACTTGCTCCTGAGCAGGAACAAAGCGCTGGAATGGTGGCACATGAAGGTCGTGAATTTCAACCTCGTCGGCGACACGCCTGCCGAGGAATTGATTCAATACCTGGAAGAAGTGCCCGAAACCCGGACGAGCGCCGTGCTGCTGGAGAAGTTGGGCGATCTTTACTTGCTCAAAACGAAGACGGACGAGGCCATCGCGGCGTATCAAAAGGCGCTGCCGCTGGCCGCATCAAACCCGCAAAGAATCCGTCTCCTCCTGGAACTGGGCCGGACTCTCGAAGCTTCGGGCGCATCGGAGCAAGCCATGGACGCATATCGAAAACTTCTCCGCGAGTTCCCGGAGTATCCGGACCTGCTCGGCATTTATCGGAAGTTGCTGCCGCTGGCTGAGCGATTGAACCGCGTCGAGGAAAAGGAACTCTACCAAAAGGAAATCGACCGGCTCACCTCCATCGTCCCGTCCCGGTCTTGATCAAGAGTTGGGTTCCTCGCCGTTTCAGTGGCTGACGCACTTGGTTCATTCTTGGGCGAGGGATTGTCGTCCGGCGCCTTCCCCCTCACCCTGGCCCTCTCCCTCAGGGAGAGGGCCGGGGTGAGGGGGAACGAAGCGCTCAACCACCGATGACTGTAGCCACTGAAAGTAGCGACGTGCTGGCGTGTGTCTCCTGCGCGGTTTCGGCTCTGCCTTTTCGATAATGGTGGATTGGCCAGAAACCGCGGCTGTGCGGCAGCACAGCCCTACCAGGCACGAAATGAAACGCAGCGCTTACGCCTACGCTCCCATTCCCTCCTCGAACGACCCGGCGGCAATCGGGAAGCAGAGGTGGTCGCGAACGAATTGAATTCCATTCGTGCTGGTCGCATCCAGGTCGCGGTAAGCGCTCTCTGCTTCCACGACGAGCGGCGCGGTCTTGGCGCCCATGATTTCCCGATAGCGTTTGGGATAACCCACATTCACCAGCAGCTCGACGTAGCGCGTCATGTTCAGGTCGCCAGAGGGGATATCGACGAACTGCATTGCGCGGCCGGGCCAGTTCGGCTCCATCTTCCGCAGCGGCACGGTCGGGCGGACGACGAAGTTCTTGACGTGACACGCATAGACGCGCGGCCCGACTTTCGCGAAACGCGTCTCCCAGCTTTCGCCTTCCCAACAGTGCGACGGATCGGCATTCACGGTCAGGCATTTGTCGCCGTCACAGATTTGCACGAGGTAATTGAAATCATCGGCGCACATCGCCGCCGTGCCGGGGTGAATTTCGTGGGCCAGGAAAAGGCCGAGTTTGTTGGCGTGTTGGCGAAGCTTGGCCGTTTTCTTCACGAAGCGCTCTGCGCCTTCCTTGATCAAATCGTAATCCCCGCCTTTCCAGAATCCCCACGGATAACCCGTCGCGACTTCCCACCCGAAGGCCACGCCCCAGAACGTGGGCAGAATCTTCACGCGCAGTTCGGCGCAAAGATCCATAAATTTCAACAAGTAATTCTCGGCCCATTTCTCGATTTCCTGAGGCGATTTTTTAGCGACATCGCCCGGGATGAACGGGCGAATCGTCGGGCTGGCCGTCCACGCCGTGGTGTGGACCCAAAGCGGGCAATGGCACGAAACGCCGTCCAGGGTCATCCCGCGGCTCTCGAAGGTCTGTTTGATTTCCTGAGCGGTCTTGAACAGTTTGCCTCCCTGCAGCATGTAATTCGAAGGTTGGGCCCCGGACGCCCCGGAACGCTTGGCGTAATCCAGAAAGTCCGCCAGACTTTTTCCGCCATGTTGAGCTCCTTCGATGCTTGCGTGGAAACATGCTTGTGCCATAGGTGGGAGGACGATTAAACGAGGGCTGGGAAGAATGCAATCTGAATTTCAGTAATCACGCGAGGACAAGGCGCATCCACCAGTTCAAATGTGAATTGCGGCTGGCCTCTCAGAGCGTGTCCGAAAATTGCGCGGGGTCCTGCGGCGAGGGATTTTGGCTGTGGCCAAGGCGGCGAGGTCCGAGCATCCCCAACGCGGGCTGTAAGGACCGAGCCAACGCAGGCCACGGACAAAAGACCCGCCGCCCGGAGGGTTTTCGCGCCAAAGGCCGCCTGGCTTCGTTGCTCCTCAGTCGAAGATCCAGGGAGGATATTCTCCTTCGTCGCGCCTCGCCATCCGGCCTTTGGCGCGAAAACAGGACCCCGCGGAATTTTCGGACACGCTCTCAGACACAGGTGCGCCCCAGTGAAAAAACCCCCAGCGCCTGATACGAACTGCCCCGCGGTGAAAGAGTGCTCTGGATCAGTTCGATTTCCCGGACTTCCCATTCTCCGAGATCGGGGATGTGTTGATCCCGAAATGCCTGGCCTGCGGCACGCGTGTCGCAGGCGGAGCCTTTGACGCGGCCCACGGTCAAATGAGGATGGAAATCGCGCTTTTCAGAGTGGCTGCCAAATCCTGCGGTCCGTTGCTCGACGTCTTTCTGCAGAGTTTCCAAGGCAGTGATATCTCCGCCGACGCCAATCCAGATGGCACCGGGCTTTTGCCAGGAAGGAAAACAACCGACGCCGCCCAGGGAAATGGAGAACGGTCGAATGGGCTGGCACGCCGCTCGCAAAGCCCCCGTCAATGCTGGCACTTGCTCGGAGGCGACGTTCCCATAGAACTTGAGCGTCAGGTGCCACTGCGCTTCTGCGGTCCAACGAATCGCATTCGTTCCGGCGCGGTTCTGAAGCTGGCGCTGAGTTTTTGCAATCGCCGCCTTCAACTCGGCTGGCACCGAAACCGCGACGAACGCGCGAATGAAGTCAGAGGCGGCCAGTTTCAAATTTGAAATCTGAAATTTGAGATTCCTCAAGGCAAGCGATGCCCCAGCGCGGCCTCCAGCAACCGGTACCATTCTTCGCGCGTCAAATGCACATCCACCGCTTTGGTCAATTCGCGAATTCGATCCGGGTCCGTCGAACCCACGATGGGAAGAATCCTCGCGGGATGCTTCAGGAGCCAGGCGATCGCAATGACCGCCCGGCTGGTATCACGCGCTCTGGCGATCAACTCCAGGACTTCACGGATGTGCAGGCGCCGCGCGTGATCCGCGCCGCGGAGGTCGATCGGGTCCGACGCGCCCAGCCGGCCTCCGCCGAGCGGGCTCCACGCCATGGGCGTGATTTGTTCCATCGAACATTGCGCCAGCGTGCCGTCGTGGAAACAATCGAGCTTCATCAAACTGATCTCGACCTGGTGGGCGATCAGCCGCATCGGACACGCCTTTTGCACGGCGGAGAACTGGGCAGGGGAAAAATTGCTGACGCCGAACTCGGCGACCTTGCCGGCCTGCTTGAGCCGGCTGAACGCTTGCGCGACTTCCTCCGGGTCGCACAAATAATCCGGGCGGTGCAGCAGGTAAAGATCGATTCGGTCCACCCCCAGCCGCTTCAGGGATTGTTCGCAGGACCAGATGATGTGCCCGGCGGAAAAATCGTAGCGGTAAGGCGAATCGGCATCCGGGTCTCCCGCCTTCCGGATGCCGCACTTGGAGACAACGAGAATTCGCTCCCGCATGCCGGAAACCGACTTCAGAACGTTGCCGAAAATCCGCTCGGCTTCGCCGTGGCTGTAAATGTCCGCGAGATCAAAGAGCGTGTAGCCCGCCTCGAACGCGGCGGTGGCGGCGCGCGCGCCGGCCGCTTCGCGTTCTTGAGTGACTTCGCTCGATTCGCCCGGCCCGCCGATGCGCCAGCAACCATAGGAAAGCTGGCTGGCCTTGAGCACACTTGTCCCTAACGAGAGAGTTTCCATGCTGCAATTCACCCAAGAGTAATGCGAAAGCCGAGAACACGGAAGGCCAAATCCCCCGGCACCAGCAGTTCTGCCCTTGAACCGAAGTTGTGCGCGCCAGCGTGTTGCAGTGCGGCAGTCCTCTAGTCCTCTGCCGCTTTTGTAGGGTCCCGCGATTCCGAAAGCGTCAGAGGACTCTGCTCCCTACACGCTCTTAGAATCCCAACGGGATTCCGACGCAAGCGCAGAGCTACCCAGCTACCCTGG
The window above is part of the Verrucomicrobiota bacterium genome. Proteins encoded here:
- a CDS encoding TIGR03790 family protein, with protein sequence MKHPMRTAHEPKTVRTAAFRLLGAPLWSPALKWPKGHGSEGGFKGRLPRAGLAFVFAVVLGWSFWQVAAAEQGDSVAVVYNSKLPASKALAEYYATRRKIPTNQVFGLDLPTGESITRQEFDARLRLPLLERLEKAKLMRAPASASNENPRSEWSARRPTGVESRIRYVVLCTGVPLRIEEDYKLREEATEKIPAQLRKNEASVDSELALLPISKTALTLYGPFPNPGFAATNTAFLHPTNGVLLAARLDGPSVAVARGLIDKAIQAETDGLWGRAYFDSRGLTNGSIKMGDDWIKGAAEVARRTGFETVLDTKEERFPVSFPISQIALYAGWYEYDGQVSGPFTRPGIEFMPGAFAYHLHSFSAATIRSAKQNWVGPLLDKGVTATMGCVYEPYLEFTPNLTVFFHRWIALGFSFGEAAYACQNYLSWQTTVVGDPLYRPFARSPRQMHEDLLLSRNKALEWWHMKVVNFNLVGDTPAEELIQYLEEVPETRTSAVLLEKLGDLYLLKTKTDEAIAAYQKALPLAASNPQRIRLLLELGRTLEASGASEQAMDAYRKLLREFPEYPDLLGIYRKLLPLAERLNRVEEKELYQKEIDRLTSIVPSRS
- a CDS encoding TIM barrel protein, coding for MAQACFHASIEGAQHGGKSLADFLDYAKRSGASGAQPSNYMLQGGKLFKTAQEIKQTFESRGMTLDGVSCHCPLWVHTTAWTASPTIRPFIPGDVAKKSPQEIEKWAENYLLKFMDLCAELRVKILPTFWGVAFGWEVATGYPWGFWKGGDYDLIKEGAERFVKKTAKLRQHANKLGLFLAHEIHPGTAAMCADDFNYLVQICDGDKCLTVNADPSHCWEGESWETRFAKVGPRVYACHVKNFVVRPTVPLRKMEPNWPGRAMQFVDIPSGDLNMTRYVELLVNVGYPKRYREIMGAKTAPLVVEAESAYRDLDATSTNGIQFVRDHLCFPIAAGSFEEGMGA
- the thpR gene encoding RNA 2',3'-cyclic phosphodiesterase codes for the protein MVPVAGGRAGASLALRNLKFQISNLKLAASDFIRAFVAVSVPAELKAAIAKTQRQLQNRAGTNAIRWTAEAQWHLTLKFYGNVASEQVPALTGALRAACQPIRPFSISLGGVGCFPSWQKPGAIWIGVGGDITALETLQKDVEQRTAGFGSHSEKRDFHPHLTVGRVKGSACDTRAAGQAFRDQHIPDLGEWEVREIELIQSTLSPRGSSYQALGVFSLGRTCV
- a CDS encoding aldo/keto reductase — encoded protein: METLSLGTSVLKASQLSYGCWRIGGPGESSEVTQEREAAGARAATAAFEAGYTLFDLADIYSHGEAERIFGNVLKSVSGMRERILVVSKCGIRKAGDPDADSPYRYDFSAGHIIWSCEQSLKRLGVDRIDLYLLHRPDYLCDPEEVAQAFSRLKQAGKVAEFGVSNFSPAQFSAVQKACPMRLIAHQVEISLMKLDCFHDGTLAQCSMEQITPMAWSPLGGGRLGASDPIDLRGADHARRLHIREVLELIARARDTSRAVIAIAWLLKHPARILPIVGSTDPDRIRELTKAVDVHLTREEWYRLLEAALGHRLP